The proteins below come from a single bacterium genomic window:
- a CDS encoding twin-arginine translocase TatA/TatE family subunit, with product MFNMGGGELIVVGILALILIPPEKLPGVATKLGRYVRTIQRSLEEVKGSFKDGLKADNAPPVKRPEIPPQNTSQNSTEGDKA from the coding sequence ATGTTTAACATGGGTGGGGGCGAGTTAATTGTGGTGGGTATTTTAGCCCTTATTTTAATTCCGCCCGAAAAATTACCTGGAGTGGCAACTAAACTGGGGCGTTATGTGCGCACTATTCAGCGCTCGCTTGAAGAAGTAAAAGGTAGTTTTAAAGATGGTTTAAAAGCTGATAATGCGCCTCCTGTAAAGCGCCCCGAAATTCCTCCTCAAAATACGTCTCAAAATTCTACCGAGGGAGATAAAGCATGA
- a CDS encoding cation diffusion facilitator family transporter: MKGHAHFTNYDKQVMRVLFYTLWLNLAVSLAKLFYGIYTQSLSLESDGFHSLFDTASNVVGLVSIYFASKPADDKHPYGHRKIETLASMGIAFMLFLTCYEILTDLYERYYHPVVPHVDVLSFAIMIVTLAINFGVSRYEKRKGHELRSEILHADAAHTHTDVLVSISVMASFVGVLLHWVWIDLVVAFFIVLVIVHAGYEIIVHSLSSLLDEQFIDPKEIETMVMSVPEVEGCHKIRSRGTLGKVFVDLHIYVHPLMTLEKAHSLTHVVIDTIKKQKPEIQDVLIHTEPSFRTDGVTDDR, translated from the coding sequence ATGAAAGGCCATGCCCATTTTACAAATTACGACAAGCAAGTGATGCGCGTGCTTTTTTACACGCTGTGGCTTAATTTGGCTGTGAGTTTGGCCAAACTTTTTTACGGCATTTATACCCAATCACTAAGCCTTGAGTCGGATGGATTTCATTCTCTATTTGATACCGCGTCTAACGTGGTGGGTTTGGTGAGTATTTATTTTGCCTCAAAACCAGCCGACGACAAACATCCCTACGGGCATCGTAAAATTGAAACCTTAGCGTCCATGGGCATTGCCTTCATGTTGTTTTTAACATGCTACGAAATTTTAACCGATTTATATGAGCGTTATTATCACCCCGTTGTGCCCCATGTAGATGTGTTGAGTTTTGCCATTATGATAGTAACATTAGCAATTAATTTTGGTGTGTCACGTTACGAAAAAAGAAAAGGGCACGAGCTAAGAAGTGAAATTTTGCATGCCGATGCGGCTCACACGCATACCGATGTTTTGGTTTCTATTTCTGTAATGGCTTCTTTTGTGGGTGTTTTGCTCCATTGGGTATGGATTGATTTAGTGGTAGCTTTTTTTATTGTGCTGGTCATTGTTCATGCAGGCTACGAAATTATTGTGCATAGCTTAAGTTCGCTTTTAGACGAGCAATTTATTGATCCAAAAGAAATAGAGACTATGGTGATGAGCGTGCCAGAGGTAGAAGGATGCCATAAAATACGCAGCCGCGGCACATTGGGAAAAGTTTTTGTAGATTTGCATATTTATGTGCATCCTCTCATGACACTTGAAAAGGCACATTCTTTAACCCATGTGGTGATTGATACTATTAAAAAGCAAAAGCCCGAAATACAGGATGTTCTCATTCATACCGAACCCTCTTTTAGAACCGACGGCGTTACCGATGACCGCTAA
- a CDS encoding arginyltransferase, which yields MMDKHKLKAVREIVQGMKLTPGKGHPCSYIAQNWSKEIAFKADMLPPGVYHCLMDLGFRRSGDIFYKPVCSACTACRPIRIPVDQFTPDRTQSRIFKKNRDIDVQLVPPNPTHQKYELYKKYIVSRHSEKPMSADYDDFVAFLYGSPIETRELEMWLDGKLIGVGILDLEPEAVSAVYFYYDLEYEKRSLGTYNILWGIEYTRRNRVPYYYMGYYVEECRKMNYKTRFEPYEILEPSKLD from the coding sequence ATGATGGACAAACACAAACTCAAGGCCGTGCGCGAGATTGTACAGGGAATGAAATTAACGCCCGGTAAAGGCCATCCGTGTTCTTATATTGCTCAAAATTGGTCTAAAGAAATAGCTTTTAAGGCCGATATGCTGCCACCCGGTGTTTATCATTGCTTGATGGATTTGGGATTTAGACGTAGTGGCGATATTTTTTATAAACCCGTGTGTTCGGCCTGCACGGCCTGCCGGCCCATTCGGATTCCGGTAGATCAGTTCACACCCGATCGTACACAAAGTCGCATTTTTAAAAAAAATAGGGATATTGATGTACAATTAGTGCCGCCCAATCCTACACATCAAAAATATGAATTGTATAAAAAATATATTGTTTCCCGCCATTCCGAAAAGCCCATGAGCGCCGATTATGATGACTTTGTGGCTTTTTTGTATGGAAGCCCTATTGAAACGCGTGAATTAGAAATGTGGCTAGATGGAAAATTGATAGGTGTGGGTATTTTAGACTTGGAACCCGAAGCCGTAAGTGCTGTTTATTTTTATTACGATTTAGAGTACGAAAAGCGTAGTTTGGGCACCTATAATATTCTTTGGGGTATTGAGTACACGCGGCGCAACCGTGTTCCCTATTATTATATGGGGTATTATGTGGAAGAATGTCGCAAAATGAATTATAAAACACGTTTTGAACCTTACGAAATTTTAGAGCCTAGCAAATTAGATTGA